CCTGCTCGAGATGTCTCTCTCACAGTCAAGCTCCCTTATGCCTTTGCACTCAACGGCTGGTTTCCAATCAGCCTGAGGGAACCTTTGCAAGCCTCCGTTACATTTTGGGAGGCGACCGCCCCAGTCAAACTACCCACCAGGCACTGTCATCCGGCCGGATCACGGCGCGGACTTAGAATTCTAGGCTATCAAGGGTGGTATTTCAAGGTTGGCTCCGCCGATACTGGCGTACCGACTTCACAGCCTCCCACCTATCCTACACATGATAACCCAAAAGCCAATGCCAAGTTGTAGTAAAGGTGCACAGGGTCTTTCCGTCTAACTGCGGGTACCGGGCATTTTCACCCGGAATTCAATTTCACTGAGTCTCTGGTTGAGACAGCGGGGAGATCGTTACGCCATTCGTGCAGGTCGGAACTTACCCGACAAGGAATTTCGCTACCTTAGGACCGTTATAGTTACGGCCGCCGTTTACCGGGGCTTCGGTTTAAGGCTTCGCATTGCTGCTGACCTCACCCCTTAACCTTCCGGCACCGGGCAGGCGTCAGTCCGTATACGTCGTCTTACGACTTCGCACAGACCTGTGTTTTTAGTAAACAGTCGCCACCCCCGATTCTCTGCGGCTCACCCGGGCTACGAATGCTAGACTCTTCACCCAGGAAAGCACCCCTTATCGCGAACTTACGGGGTCATTTTGCCGAGTTCCTTAACCAGAGTTCTCTCAAGCGCCTTGGTCTGCTCGACCCGCCTACCTGTGTCGGTTTGCGGTACGGTTTGCATGCGATAAACTGAGGAGCTTTTCTTGGCAGCATGGGATCAATCGCTTCAGACGGTAATGTCACGGCATCACCTCTCGGCGTATGGGAATGCGGATTTGCCTACATCCCCCGCCTACGGGCTTGCACCAGGTATTCCAACACCTGGACGATCTACCCTCCTGCGTCCCTCCATCGCGCTCGCATACAAGTACAGGAATATTAACCTGTTTCCCATCAACTACGCCTTTCGGCCTCGTCTTAGGGACCGACTCACCCTGGGAAGATTAACTTTACCCAGGAAACCTTAGGCTTACGGCGAACGGGTTTTCCACCCGTTTTAACGTTACTCATGCCAGCATAATCACTTCCCGTTAGTCCAGCATGCCTTCCGGCACACCTTCATCCCATCCGGGAACGCTCCCCTACCGATCCGTACGAGACGGATCCCGAAGCTTCGGCGCCATGCTTAGCCCCGATACATTTTCGGCGCAACACCGCTAGGCCAGTGAGCTATTACGCTTTCTTTAAAGGATGGCTGCTTCTAAGCCAACCTCCTGGATGTCTAGGCAGCGTCACTACCTTTCCCACTGAGCATGGACTTTGAGGCCTTAGCTGTCGATCTGGGCTCTTTCCCTCTCGACTACGGGCCTTCGCACCCGCAGTCTGACTCCCGGACATCATTTTACGGCATTCGGAGTTTGATAGGGTTTGGTAATCTGGTGGGACCCCTAGCCCTGTCAGTGCTCTACCTCCGTAAAACTAATCCGAGGCTATACCTCAATATATTTCGGGGAGAACCAGCTATCACCGGGTTTGATTGGCCTTTCACCCCTATCCACAAGTCATCCGAGCAATTTTCAACTTACATCGGTTCGGTCCTCCACTCAGTTTTACCTGAGCTTCAACCTGCTCATGGATAGATCACCCGGCTTCGGGTCTAATCCGCAGTACTCGTCGCCCTATTCGGACTCGCTTTCGCTACGGCTCCGCTCACGCTTAACCTCGCACTACAGATTAACTCGCTGGCCCGTTATGCAAAAAGCACGCGGTCACGGATCAAGTCCGCTCCCACAGCTTGTAGGCAACTGGTTTCAGGTTCTATTGCACTCCCCTAACAGGGGTTCTTTTCACCTTTCCCTCACGGTACTGGTACACTATCGGTCGCTAGGGAGTATTTAGCCTTGGGAGATGGTCCTCCCAGATTCCCACGGGATTTCACGTGTCCCGCGGTACTCAGGTGCCTTCCACGCCGCTGTTCGGTTTCGGGTACGGGACTTTCACCCCCTACGGTCAGCCTTCCCAGACTGTTCCCCTGCCTACTCACGGATCGATTGCGAAGGTCCTACAACCCCGCATGCTCGAAAGCACACGGTTTGGGCTCTTCCCATTTCGCTCGCCGCTACTTTGGGAATCTCTCTTGATTTCTCTTCCTCCAGGTACTGAGATGTTTCACTTCCCTGGGTTCGCATCCAAGAACCTATGAATTCAGTTCAAGGATGACTGGATATGAATCCAGCCGGGTTGCCCCATTCGGAAATCTCCGGGTCAAAGCCTGTTTGGCGGCTCGCCGAAGCTTATCGCAGCCCACCGCGTCCTTCATCGCCTCCTAGCGCCAAGGCATCCACCAGTTGCCCTTGGTAACTTACTTCAAATCCTCTCTCGCCCTATTCAACTGTCAAAGAACTGGCCGCCACTCTCCACCCTTCTGGTGGAGGCGAACGGGATTGAACCGATGACCCCCGGCTTGCAAAGCCGGTGCTCTCCCAGCTGAGCTACGCCCCCACTCGGGAGATAAGCGTGGTGGGCCTAGGTAGACTTGAACTACCGACCTCACGCTTATCAGGCGTGCGCTCTAACCAACCTGAGCTATAGGCCCGCGGTTGCAAGGATCAGGAATCCTCGCAATTAAATAGCGAGTTGGGCGGTTCTCTTTAAAGGAGGTGATCCAGCCGCAGGTTCCCCTACGGCTACCTTGTTACGACTTCACCCCAATCACCGGTCCTACCGTAGACGGCTACCCCCTTGCGGTTAGTCCGCCGGCTTCGGGTAAAACCAGCTTTCGTGGTGTGACGGGCGGTGTGTACAAGGCCCGGGAACGTATTCACCCCGGCATGCTGATCCGGGATTACTAGCGATTCCAGCTTCATGCAGTCGAGTTGCAGACTGCAATCCGGACTGAGACAGGCTTTCTGGGATTAGCGCGGCCTCGCGGCTTGGCAACCCTTTGTACCTGCCATTGTAGTACGTGTGTAGCCCTGGATGTAAGGGCCATGATGACTTGACGTCGTCCCCACCTTCCTCCCGGTTGACCCGGGCAGTCTCGCCAGAGTGCCCAGCATTACCTGGTAGCAACTGGCAACAAGGGTTGCGCTCGTTGCGGGACTTAACCCAACACCTCACGGCACGAGCTGACGACAGCCATGCAGCACCTGTCTCCGCGCTCCCCGAAGGGCACTCCCTAATTTCATAGAGATTCGCGGGATGTCAAACCCAGGTAAGGTTCTTCGCGTTGCATCGAATTAAACCACATACTCCACCGCTTGTGCGGGCCCCCGTCAATTCCTTTGAGTTTCAGCCTTGCGACCGTACTCCCCAGGCGGGATGCTTAACGCGTTAACTGCGGCACCGAGGGTAAACCCCCGACACCTAGCATCCATCGTTTACAGCGTGGACTACCAGGGTATCTAATCCTGTTTGATCCCCACGCTTTCGCACCTCAGCGTCAGTTGTCGGCCAGGTGGCCGCCTTCGCCACTGGTGTTCCTCCAGATATCTACGGATTTCACTCCTACACCTGGAATTCCGCCACCCTCTCCGACACTCAAGCACCGCAGTATCGAATGCAGTTCCCCGGTTGAGCCGAGGGCTTTCACATCCGACTTACGGCACCGCCTACGTGCGCTTTACGCCCAGTGATTCCGATTAACGCTTGCACCCTCCGTATTACCGCGGCTGCTGGCACGGAGTTAGCCGGTGCTTCCTCCGGAGGTACCGTCAGCACGAGAGCCTGTTCGACTCCCATGGTTTCTTCCCTCCTGACAGAGGTTTACGACCCGAAGGCCTTCTTCCCTCACGCGGCGTCGCTGCGTCAGGCTTTCGCCCATTGCGCAATATTCCCCACTGCTGCCTCCCGTAGGAGTCTGGGCCGTGTTCCAGTCCCAGTGTGGCTGATCATCCTCTCAGACCAGCTACTCATCGTCGCCTTGGTAGGCCGTTACCCTACCAACAAGCTAATGAGACGCGGGCCCATCCAAGAGTGGCAGCTTGCAAGCAGAGGCCGCCTTTCCCCCATACGTGAAATATGAAGCGTACCCGGTATTAGCAGCAGTTTCCCACTGTTATCCCGGTCTCCTGGGTAGGTCACCCACGCGTTACTCACCCGTGCGCCGCTCTACTCAGTCCCCGAAGGAACCTTTCTCGCACGACTTGCATGTGTTAAGCACGCCGCCAGCGTTCAATCTGAGCCAGGATCAAACTCTCCAGTTGAAACTTTCGAGTTGATCCACGTCACAAGAAACGTGGTCTTTTAAATTCGCCCAACTCGCTATTTAATTGTCAAAGATCCCTGACCGCTCAAAACGGCCTCCCGTCGTGCGGGAAAGTGTATGTACGCTTTCCCCTCACTCCCTGTCAACCGTTTTTTTCGCATCCGAGTCTCAAAGATCATTTCGCCGCCGTTGCGCCCTCGCGAGCTCGTCCTCAGCGGCGAAGGGTGTTTCTAGGCAAATACCGTCGAAGGGTCAAGGAGAAAAATGAACTTTTTTAAAATTTAAAAATATCCCTTGAATTCAAGCCTGTTGCCGTGTCACCTCCAGTAGGCCGAAAGCGCGTGCTGGAGCCCTTCGGCCCCGGGTGTGGCGTAGAAGCGGCGTTCGAAGAGCACCTCGGAGGCCGTGGCCCCCTTGCCGTAGCGCGCGGCCAAGAGGGTTTCGTCCAGGCGCATGCCCGAGCCCGAGAGCGCCACTCCGCCGTAGATTCCCTCGGGGTTCAGGACCGCGATGACCTCGGGCGTCTGGCCGACCATGACCAGGGAGTGGGCCTCGCCCAGGGTGAAGGCGGCCACGCTCAGGTTGGTGTCCAGGGAGAGCGCCCCACGGGAGGCGGCCTCCAGCGAATCGCGGCTCATGAGAAAGATGATCCCGGAGGTGCGCTGGACGCCCGCCTGCATGCCGAAGTTCAACCCGCCCAGGGAGAGGAACACGGGTTCGCTGTAGAGTCCGGCCGCGTCACTGGCCAGCAGCAGGACCTGGCCCATGTCCACCCCGCCCAGGTACCCGGCGCGGAACAGGGCGGGCACGATGATCACGCCCTTGGCCTCGGCCAGGAGCACGTCCAGGGCTTGGTCACGGTCATGGGACCGCATCCGGCGCACGAGATCCTCGGCCTGGTCCACCAGGGCCTGGCCCGGCGGGCCGGACTCGGCCGGACGCGGGGCCGGATGGCAGGCGGCGGAGACAAGAAGAAGGGCCAACAGGGCCGGAAGGATCACATGCTTCATATATATGAAGGAGAACTTACCGGAAGGAGCCCGGGGCATCAAGCCGCGTTCACTCGTAGACCAGCGGAATGGCCAGGGACAGCCAGGCGGTCATGGCCAGGGCGCAGAGAACGTTCAT
This is a stretch of genomic DNA from Desulfovibrio aminophilus DSM 12254. It encodes these proteins:
- a CDS encoding lipid-binding SYLF domain-containing protein, which encodes MILPALLALLLVSAACHPAPRPAESGPPGQALVDQAEDLVRRMRSHDRDQALDVLLAEAKGVIIVPALFRAGYLGGVDMGQVLLLASDAAGLYSEPVFLSLGGLNFGMQAGVQRTSGIIFLMSRDSLEAASRGALSLDTNLSVAAFTLGEAHSLVMVGQTPEVIAVLNPEGIYGGVALSGSGMRLDETLLAARYGKGATASEVLFERRFYATPGAEGLQHALSAYWR